One Staphylococcus ratti DNA segment encodes these proteins:
- a CDS encoding DMT family transporter encodes MFKKISFKEFNVLTVLGFGLCNFTISYLLLYYGTFYSTAAIVTLIFSLKAVLTPIFISVAFKSKISRRIYIGGLLGIISVGVILYPELDHLSGGFVKGILLAILGTVMTSIGDVLSLHNSKKNVNPILANTVGMLGAVVFLSCFTLVRGDIYILPQVLNFWVGLLYLSVFASFLAWLFYLKLIKSIGAAESGYMVATFPAIGGLASVLMGESQMRLSLIVGIVLACVGAYIALRKPRKGNVFKTINAKK; translated from the coding sequence TTGTTTAAAAAAATAAGTTTTAAAGAGTTTAACGTTTTGACCGTACTCGGTTTTGGACTTTGTAATTTCACAATCAGTTATCTTCTTTTGTATTATGGAACATTTTACAGTACGGCCGCCATTGTAACTTTGATTTTTTCATTGAAAGCAGTATTAACGCCTATATTTATCAGCGTTGCATTTAAAAGTAAAATATCTCGACGGATTTATATCGGCGGCCTATTGGGGATAATAAGTGTAGGCGTTATTTTATATCCTGAGTTAGATCATTTATCTGGTGGATTTGTGAAAGGTATTTTGTTAGCCATCTTAGGTACTGTGATGACTTCGATAGGTGATGTGTTGTCGTTACATAATAGTAAAAAGAATGTAAATCCTATTTTGGCGAATACGGTAGGCATGCTAGGTGCAGTAGTATTTTTAAGTTGTTTTACGCTAGTGAGAGGGGACATTTACATATTACCTCAAGTACTCAACTTTTGGGTAGGATTGCTATATTTATCAGTGTTTGCTTCTTTTCTTGCATGGTTGTTTTATTTAAAATTAATCAAAAGTATAGGTGCTGCCGAAAGTGGTTATATGGTGGCGACGTTCCCAGCTATAGGAGGTCTAGCAAGTGTGTTGATGGGAGAGTCTCAGATGCGCCTTTCTCTCATAGTCGGTATTGTATTAGCTTGTGTAGGTGCATATATTGCCCTTAGAAAACCCAGAAAGGGCAATGTGTTTAAAACTATAAATGCGAAGAAATAA
- a CDS encoding Abi family protein encodes MKFKGVKFTYINETKAMRILEFKNYYYKLNSYVDNYPKQRVRHQNQLVERYQEVDFKNLVDLASLDMRLRYIIIKFCLDIEHSIKLNIMRSITNLENEDGYKVVKCFFDYVRQMSKIKNPYKKMMKYLSYDTYRKLDYEKYEQNTPIWFLIEHIQFGDLCWFIEFYYNTYKIDEFKELSKTVRFVKNIRNKAAHNTPILNNIALKNQIIGNNKSVLITEYAKSLGIRKQILDKRLTNYNIHDILAMLYVYDKIVVNKNMRERRINELNDFMEYARKNKHIYDERFKSVYNFFSEALANY; translated from the coding sequence ATGAAGTTTAAAGGTGTAAAATTTACGTATATTAATGAAACCAAAGCTATGAGAATATTAGAATTTAAAAATTATTATTACAAGCTCAATAGTTATGTGGATAACTATCCAAAACAAAGAGTTAGACATCAGAATCAGTTAGTTGAAAGATATCAAGAGGTTGATTTTAAAAATTTAGTAGATTTAGCAAGTTTAGATATGAGGTTACGTTATATCATAATAAAATTTTGTTTAGACATTGAGCACTCAATCAAATTAAATATTATGAGGTCAATTACAAATTTAGAAAATGAAGATGGTTACAAGGTTGTGAAATGTTTTTTTGATTATGTGAGACAGATGTCAAAAATAAAAAATCCATATAAAAAAATGATGAAATATTTAAGCTATGACACATATAGAAAGTTAGATTATGAAAAGTATGAACAAAATACACCTATATGGTTTTTAATTGAGCATATACAATTTGGTGACTTATGTTGGTTCATTGAATTTTACTATAATACGTATAAAATAGACGAGTTTAAAGAATTGAGTAAAACGGTACGATTTGTAAAAAATATCAGAAATAAAGCTGCTCATAATACTCCTATATTAAATAATATCGCTTTGAAAAACCAAATTATTGGCAATAATAAAAGTGTATTAATTACGGAATATGCGAAAAGTTTAGGTATTCGTAAACAAATTTTGGATAAAAGACTTACAAATTATAATATACATGATATTTTAGCGATGCTTTATGTTTACGATAAAATAGTTGTGAATAAAAATATGAGAGAGCGTAGAATTAATGAGCTCAATGATTTCATGGAGTATGCTCGAAAGAATAAACATATATATGATGAACGATTTAAGTCAGTATATAATTTTTTTAGCGAAGCACTTGCTAATTACTAA
- a CDS encoding terminase small subunit, translating into MSELTSRQVRFVNEYIKTLNITQSAIMAGYAPNSAHVTGSRLLRNEKVDEYIKSQQDKVMDDSILTAKELFHLLTNAAIGDETETKEVVVKKGTFERNPDTGRLNLVYNEHVELVEVPIKPSDRLKARDMLGKYHSLFTEKLDVSIATPTFIEDIPLEE; encoded by the coding sequence ATGAGTGAATTAACGTCTAGACAAGTCCGTTTTGTCAATGAGTATATTAAGACATTAAATATAACACAAAGTGCTATAATGGCAGGATATGCGCCAAATTCGGCACATGTGACGGGAAGTAGATTGTTGCGTAATGAAAAGGTCGATGAATATATCAAAAGCCAACAAGATAAAGTGATGGACGATAGCATCTTAACTGCCAAAGAGCTGTTCCATCTGTTAACGAATGCAGCAATAGGTGATGAGACTGAAACGAAAGAGGTTGTAGTGAAGAAAGGTACATTTGAACGCAATCCAGATACTGGACGCTTAAACCTTGTTTACAATGAACACGTTGAGCTGGTAGAAGTACCTATTAAGCCAAGTGACCGTTTAAAGGCGCGAGATATGTTAGGGAAGTATCATAGTTTGTTTACAGAGAAGTTAGATGTAAGTATAGCAACGCCAACATTTATAGAAGATATTCCGTTAGAAGAGTGA
- a CDS encoding pathogenicity island protein — MDKQQIKDFIFHYYEQIHDDAFTDDFFNIGYTYTNEWIATDNVDDHILKNHLAMIVDQVATDKEFYIFDALLHGRSYKDVSQVLECPAESVRQWFAKLLDKMMEVIE, encoded by the coding sequence ATGGATAAGCAGCAAATAAAAGACTTTATATTTCACTATTACGAACAAATTCATGACGACGCATTCACAGATGACTTCTTTAATATTGGTTATACCTACACAAACGAATGGATAGCCACAGATAATGTAGATGATCATATTCTAAAAAATCACTTAGCAATGATAGTTGACCAAGTAGCTACGGATAAAGAATTCTATATATTTGATGCCTTATTGCATGGGCGTAGTTACAAAGATGTTAGTCAAGTATTAGAGTGTCCCGCAGAATCAGTTAGACAATGGTTTGCTAAGTTATTAGATAAAATGATGGAGGTGATAGAATGA
- a CDS encoding branched-chain amino acid aminotransferase translates to MSDKIQFQQREQLKEKPDQSKLTFGKVFTDYMLSFEYSIDKGWHDLQIIPYGPIELAPAAQVIHYGQSVFEGLKAYKHGDEVVLFRPEENFKRINMSLSRLKMPEIDEALLLEGLKQLIDVERDWVPEGEGQSLYIRPFVYATQEGLGVHPSHEYRLLIILSPSGSYYGGDSLRPTKIYVEDEYVRAVRGGVGYAKVSGNYAASLLAQSNANAEGFDQVLWLDGVEQKYIEEVGSMNIFFVIDNKVVTPELNGSILPGITRKTVLELAKSLGYETEERRVAIDELYQYHKEGRLQEVFGTGTAAVISPVGELQFKDEKISINNNQTGPITQKLYDHYTGIQSGKLEDPYGWRVVVPRY, encoded by the coding sequence ATGTCAGATAAGATTCAATTTCAACAAAGAGAACAACTTAAAGAAAAGCCAGATCAGTCCAAATTAACTTTCGGTAAAGTATTTACAGACTATATGCTTAGCTTTGAGTATTCAATCGATAAGGGATGGCACGATTTACAGATTATTCCTTACGGTCCTATAGAACTTGCTCCGGCAGCACAAGTCATTCACTACGGTCAATCGGTATTTGAAGGGCTAAAAGCATATAAGCACGGTGATGAAGTGGTTTTATTTAGACCAGAGGAAAACTTTAAGCGAATTAATATGTCATTATCACGTTTGAAAATGCCAGAAATTGATGAAGCATTATTATTGGAAGGTCTGAAACAATTGATTGATGTTGAGCGCGATTGGGTTCCTGAAGGAGAAGGACAATCGTTATACATACGTCCTTTCGTTTATGCGACACAAGAAGGTTTAGGCGTACATCCTTCACATGAATACCGTTTATTAATTATTTTATCTCCATCAGGTTCATATTATGGCGGCGATTCATTAAGACCTACAAAAATTTATGTTGAAGATGAATATGTACGTGCAGTACGCGGTGGTGTAGGTTATGCGAAGGTGTCAGGCAACTACGCGGCAAGTTTACTTGCCCAATCTAATGCGAATGCAGAAGGCTTTGACCAAGTCCTTTGGTTAGACGGTGTAGAACAAAAATATATCGAAGAAGTGGGAAGTATGAATATCTTTTTCGTTATCGATAACAAAGTAGTTACACCTGAATTAAACGGCAGTATTCTTCCAGGTATTACACGTAAAACGGTATTGGAACTTGCAAAATCATTAGGATATGAAACAGAAGAGCGTCGTGTCGCTATTGATGAACTCTATCAATACCATAAAGAAGGTCGCCTTCAAGAGGTGTTCGGTACAGGTACGGCAGCTGTTATATCACCAGTGGGTGAGTTACAGTTTAAAGATGAAAAAATAAGCATCAATAACAATCAAACTGGTCCAATTACACAAAAGCTTTATGATCATTATACAGGTATCCAAAGTGGTAAATTAGAAGATCCATATGGTTGGAGAGTAGTCGTACCAAGATACTAA
- a CDS encoding L-threonine 3-dehydrogenase, translating into MKKIFITGALGQIGTELVAKCREIYGNENVLATDIREPEVGSIVAQGPFEILDVTDADKMEQLVEQFQPDTLMHMAALLSATAEQKPLLAWHLNMGGLVNALEVARKHNLQFFTPSSIGAFGPNTPKKNTPQVTIQRPNTMYGVNKVSGELLCDYYFTKFGVDTRSVRFPGLISYVKEPGGGTTDYAVDIYFKAVREGKYTSYIAKDTYMDMMFMDDAIEAIIQLMEADSGKLINRNAYNLSAMSIEPEMVKAAIQEHMPNFKLDYDVDPVRQGIAESWPDSIDTSCARGEWGFNPKYDLKAMTTRMLEAIKDKETHKA; encoded by the coding sequence ATGAAAAAGATCTTTATTACTGGAGCTTTAGGTCAAATTGGTACAGAACTTGTTGCAAAATGTCGCGAAATTTATGGTAATGAAAATGTATTAGCTACAGATATACGTGAACCAGAAGTAGGCTCTATTGTAGCTCAAGGACCATTTGAAATTTTAGATGTGACTGATGCAGATAAAATGGAACAATTAGTCGAGCAGTTCCAACCAGATACATTGATGCATATGGCAGCACTTTTATCAGCAACAGCGGAGCAAAAACCACTTTTAGCTTGGCATTTAAACATGGGTGGCCTTGTTAATGCATTAGAAGTTGCACGTAAGCACAACTTACAATTTTTCACGCCAAGTTCTATCGGTGCATTTGGCCCTAATACACCAAAAAAGAATACACCACAAGTAACGATTCAGCGTCCGAATACGATGTATGGTGTTAATAAAGTATCCGGGGAACTATTATGTGATTACTACTTCACAAAATTTGGTGTAGATACACGTAGCGTACGTTTCCCAGGCTTAATTTCATACGTCAAAGAACCAGGCGGCGGGACAACAGATTATGCCGTAGATATCTATTTCAAAGCTGTACGTGAAGGTAAGTACACGAGCTATATTGCTAAAGATACTTATATGGATATGATGTTTATGGATGATGCGATTGAAGCAATTATCCAATTAATGGAAGCGGATAGTGGCAAGTTAATTAACCGAAATGCATATAACTTAAGTGCAATGAGCATCGAACCAGAAATGGTTAAAGCAGCAATTCAAGAACATATGCCAAACTTTAAATTAGACTACGACGTGGATCCTGTACGTCAAGGTATCGCAGAAAGTTGGCCAGATAGCATTGATACAAGCTGTGCTAGAGGAGAGTGGGGCTTCAACCCTAAATACGACCTCAAAGCGATGACAACTCGTATGCTTGAAGCGATTAAAGATAAAGAAACACATAAAGCATAA
- a CDS encoding glycine C-acetyltransferase: MVQKLNDFLEENINYLKDNGLYNEIDSIEGANGPEIAIKGKTYINLSSNNYLGLATDEDLKTAAKNAIDSHGVGAGAVRSINGTLDLHDELEQTLAEFKGTEAAIAYQSGFNCNMAAISAVMNKNDAILSDELNHASIIDGCRLSKAKIIRVNHSDMDDLRQKAKEAVESGQYNKVMYITDGVFSMDGDVAKLPEIVEICEPLGIMIYVDDAHGSGVMGKGAGTVKHFGLQDKVDFQIGTLSKAIGVVGGYVAGSQQLIDWLKAQSRPFLFSTSLAPGDTKAITEAVKKLMASTELHDQLWDNANYLKDGLKNLGFNIGESETPITPVIIGDEKKTQEFSKRLMDEGVYVKSIVFPTVPRGTGRVRNMPTAAHTKEMLDQALEVYERVGKELNVIE; the protein is encoded by the coding sequence ATGGTTCAAAAGTTAAATGACTTTTTAGAAGAAAATATTAACTATCTTAAAGACAATGGCCTATATAACGAAATTGATTCAATCGAAGGCGCTAATGGTCCTGAAATTGCAATTAAAGGTAAAACGTATATCAACTTGTCTTCAAACAACTACTTAGGATTAGCGACAGATGAAGATCTTAAAACTGCGGCGAAAAATGCGATTGACTCACACGGTGTGGGTGCAGGTGCAGTGCGTTCAATTAATGGTACTTTAGATTTACATGATGAACTCGAGCAAACATTAGCAGAATTTAAAGGTACGGAAGCCGCTATTGCATATCAATCAGGTTTTAATTGTAATATGGCTGCAATTTCCGCTGTAATGAACAAGAATGATGCGATTTTATCAGACGAACTTAACCACGCTTCGATTATCGACGGTTGTCGCTTATCGAAAGCTAAAATTATTCGCGTTAACCACTCTGACATGGATGATTTACGTCAAAAAGCAAAAGAAGCTGTTGAATCAGGTCAATACAACAAAGTCATGTATATTACTGACGGTGTTTTCAGTATGGACGGTGACGTGGCGAAATTACCAGAAATCGTAGAAATCTGTGAACCTCTAGGTATCATGATTTATGTTGATGATGCTCACGGTTCAGGCGTTATGGGTAAAGGTGCAGGAACAGTTAAACATTTCGGCTTACAAGATAAAGTGGATTTCCAAATCGGTACATTATCAAAAGCCATCGGTGTTGTTGGTGGCTATGTAGCAGGTTCGCAACAATTAATCGACTGGTTGAAAGCACAATCTCGTCCGTTCTTATTCTCTACATCTTTAGCGCCTGGAGATACAAAAGCGATTACTGAAGCTGTGAAAAAATTAATGGCTTCTACAGAATTGCATGATCAATTATGGGATAATGCGAATTATCTAAAAGACGGTTTGAAAAACTTAGGCTTTAATATCGGTGAATCTGAAACACCAATTACACCAGTAATTATTGGTGATGAAAAGAAAACGCAAGAATTTAGTAAACGTTTAATGGATGAAGGTGTATACGTTAAATCGATCGTATTCCCAACAGTTCCACGCGGTACAGGACGTGTAAGAAACATGCCTACTGCAGCGCACACTAAAGAAATGTTAGACCAAGCTTTAGAAGTGTATGAGCGTGTAGGAAAAGAACTTAACGTCATCGAATAA
- a CDS encoding amidohydrolase, whose protein sequence is MTDWFQLAREKEAQMIETRRYLHQYPEVSFFEKHTHAFIVQRLEKLDFEIKAPVGQNGIIAKISGRDDGPTIALRADFDALPIEDLKDVPYRSKVPGVMHACGHDGHTATLLTVAELLHEHQSKLKGTVVLLFQYGEEVTPGGAQEMIADNALMGVDKVYGNHLWSGYPTGTIHTRPGPMMAQPDEFSIVIHGKGGHGAKPHETIDPVVILAEFILSTQKIVSRTIDPVKQAVISFGKVQAGEADNVIPDYAICRGTVRTFEPEVQNHIYHKMDKLLQGLALANDMTYEFDYIKGYLPVYNHAASADIVKQAANRLNFRYQDSDLMMVGEDFSFYLKARPGAFFFTGCGSPQKNSEWPHHSPHFDIDESAMKYTVSTFMQILEIENVIS, encoded by the coding sequence TTGACCGATTGGTTCCAACTTGCGCGTGAGAAAGAGGCTCAAATGATTGAAACACGACGCTATTTACACCAATATCCTGAAGTTTCATTTTTTGAAAAACATACGCATGCATTTATTGTCCAACGTCTTGAAAAACTCGACTTTGAAATTAAGGCGCCAGTTGGACAAAATGGTATCATCGCTAAAATATCAGGACGCGACGATGGGCCAACCATTGCGTTACGTGCTGATTTTGACGCCCTTCCGATTGAAGATTTAAAAGATGTGCCTTATCGTTCAAAAGTGCCAGGTGTTATGCATGCATGTGGACATGATGGCCATACCGCAACATTACTTACCGTGGCCGAACTGTTACATGAACATCAATCTAAACTAAAAGGGACTGTTGTCTTATTATTTCAATATGGTGAAGAAGTCACACCCGGTGGTGCACAAGAAATGATTGCTGATAATGCACTAATGGGCGTTGATAAAGTTTATGGTAATCATTTATGGAGTGGTTATCCTACAGGAACGATTCATACAAGACCAGGCCCGATGATGGCACAGCCAGATGAATTCAGCATTGTCATTCACGGTAAAGGCGGTCATGGCGCAAAACCGCATGAAACAATTGACCCTGTCGTGATTTTGGCAGAATTTATTTTGAGTACGCAAAAAATTGTTTCGCGTACGATTGATCCAGTAAAACAAGCTGTTATTTCATTCGGGAAAGTTCAAGCAGGTGAAGCAGATAATGTAATTCCAGATTATGCCATTTGTCGTGGGACAGTCCGAACGTTTGAACCTGAAGTTCAAAATCATATTTATCATAAAATGGATAAATTGCTCCAAGGGCTAGCTTTAGCAAACGATATGACGTACGAATTTGATTATATTAAAGGCTATCTTCCTGTTTATAATCATGCTGCTTCAGCAGATATTGTTAAACAAGCCGCAAATCGTCTTAACTTTAGATATCAAGATTCTGATTTAATGATGGTAGGTGAAGATTTCTCATTTTATCTTAAAGCACGTCCAGGCGCATTTTTCTTCACAGGATGTGGAAGTCCTCAGAAAAATAGCGAATGGCCACATCACAGCCCTCATTTTGATATCGATGAATCTGCCATGAAATATACCGTAAGCACGTTTATGCAAATTTTAGAAATTGAAAATGTCATATCCTAA
- the tuf gene encoding elongation factor Tu, with amino-acid sequence MAKEKFDRSKEHANIGTIGHVDHGKTTLTAAIATVLAKHGDTVAQSYDMIDNAPEEKERGITINTAHIEYQTEKRHYAHVDCPGHADYVKNMITGAAQMDGGILVVSAADGPMPQTREHILLSRNVGVPALVVFLNKVDMVDDEELLELVEMEVRDLLSEYDFPGDDIPVIAGSALKALEGDADYEAKILELMEAVDEYIPTPERDSDKPFMMPVEDVFSITGRGTVATGRVERGQIKVGEEVEIIGLTEESSKTTVTGVEMFRKLLDYAEAGDNIGALLRGVAREDVQRGQVLAAPGSITPHTKFKAEVYVLSKDEGGRHTPFFSNYRPQFYFRTTDVTGVVHLPEGTEMVMPGDNVEMDVELISPIAIEDGTRFSIREGGRTVGSGVVTEIEK; translated from the coding sequence ATGGCAAAAGAAAAATTCGATCGCTCAAAAGAACATGCCAATATTGGTACTATCGGTCACGTTGACCATGGTAAAACTACTTTAACAGCTGCTATCGCTACAGTATTAGCGAAACACGGTGACACAGTTGCACAATCATACGACATGATTGACAACGCTCCAGAAGAAAAAGAGCGTGGTATCACAATCAACACTGCTCACATCGAGTACCAAACTGAAAAACGTCACTATGCTCACGTTGACTGCCCAGGACACGCTGACTATGTTAAAAACATGATCACTGGTGCGGCTCAAATGGACGGCGGTATCTTAGTAGTATCAGCTGCTGATGGTCCAATGCCACAAACTCGTGAACACATCCTTTTATCACGTAACGTTGGTGTACCAGCATTAGTTGTATTCTTAAACAAAGTTGACATGGTTGACGATGAAGAATTATTAGAATTAGTTGAAATGGAAGTTCGTGACTTATTATCTGAATACGACTTCCCAGGTGATGACATTCCTGTAATCGCTGGTTCTGCATTAAAAGCTTTAGAAGGCGACGCTGACTATGAAGCTAAAATCTTAGAATTAATGGAAGCTGTAGATGAGTACATCCCAACTCCAGAACGTGATTCTGACAAACCATTCATGATGCCTGTTGAGGACGTATTCTCAATCACAGGTCGTGGTACAGTTGCTACTGGCCGTGTTGAACGTGGTCAAATCAAAGTTGGTGAAGAAGTTGAAATCATCGGTTTAACTGAAGAATCTTCTAAAACAACTGTTACTGGTGTAGAAATGTTCCGTAAGTTATTAGACTACGCTGAAGCTGGTGACAACATCGGTGCTTTATTACGTGGTGTTGCTCGTGAAGACGTACAACGTGGTCAAGTATTAGCTGCTCCTGGTTCAATCACACCACACACAAAATTTAAAGCTGAAGTTTACGTATTATCAAAAGACGAAGGTGGTCGTCACACTCCATTCTTCTCTAACTACCGCCCACAATTCTATTTCCGTACTACTGACGTAACTGGCGTTGTTCACTTACCAGAAGGTACTGAAATGGTTATGCCTGGCGATAACGTAGAAATGGACGTTGAGTTAATTTCTCCAATCGCTATCGAAGACGGTACACGTTTCTCTATCCGTGAAGGTGGACGTACTGTAGGATCAGGCGTTGTAACTGAAATCGAAAAATAA
- the fusA gene encoding elongation factor G, producing MGRDFSLKNTRNIGIMAHIDAGKTTTTERILYYTGRIHKIGETHEGASQMDWMEQEQDRGITITSAATTAAWNDHRVNIIDTPGHVDFTVEVERSLRVLDGAVTVLDAQSGVEPQTETVWRQATTYGVPRIVFVNKMDKMGANFDYAVSTLHDRLQANAAPIQLPIGAEDEFQAIIDLVTMKCFKYNNDLGTDIEETDIPEDMQDRAEEAREALIEAVAETNDDLMEKYLGGEEISVEELKDAIRQATTDVEFYPVLCGTAFKNKGVQLMLDAVIDYLPSPLDVKPIVGHRADDPEAEVIAKADDSAEFAALAFKVMTDPYVGKLTFFRVYSGTLTSGSYVKNSTKGKRERVGRILQMHANSREEISTVYSGDIAAAVGLKDTGTGDTLCGEKNDIILESMEFPEPVIHLSVEPKSKADQDKMTQALVKLQEEDPTFKAHTDEETGQVIIGGMGELHLDIIVDRMKKEFNVEANVGAPMVSYRETFKSAAAVQGKFSRQSGGRGQYGDVHIEFTPNETGAGFEFENAIVGGVVPREYIPSVEQGLKDAMENGVLAGYPLIDVKAKLFDGSYHDVDSSEMAFKIAASLALKEAAKKCDPVILEPMMKVTIEMPEEYMGDIMGDVTARRGRVDGMEPRGNAQVVNAFVPLSEMFGYATSLRSNTQGRGTYTMYFDHYAEVPKSISEEIIKKNKGE from the coding sequence ATGGGAAGAGACTTTTCTTTGAAGAACACGCGTAATATCGGTATCATGGCGCACATTGATGCTGGTAAAACGACTACTACTGAACGTATTCTTTATTACACTGGACGTATCCACAAAATTGGTGAAACACATGAAGGTGCTTCACAAATGGACTGGATGGAGCAAGAGCAAGACCGTGGTATTACAATCACATCAGCTGCGACTACAGCTGCATGGAACGATCACCGTGTAAACATCATCGATACACCAGGACACGTAGACTTCACAGTAGAAGTAGAACGTTCTTTACGTGTACTTGATGGTGCGGTAACAGTACTTGATGCACAATCAGGTGTTGAACCTCAAACTGAAACAGTTTGGCGTCAAGCAACAACATACGGTGTTCCACGTATTGTATTCGTAAACAAAATGGATAAAATGGGTGCAAACTTCGATTACGCTGTAAGCACTTTACATGACCGTTTACAAGCAAACGCAGCTCCAATCCAATTACCAATTGGTGCTGAAGATGAATTCCAAGCAATCATTGACTTAGTAACAATGAAATGTTTCAAATACAACAATGACTTAGGTACAGATATCGAGGAAACTGATATTCCTGAAGATATGCAAGACCGTGCTGAAGAAGCGCGTGAAGCATTAATCGAAGCTGTAGCTGAAACAAACGATGACTTAATGGAAAAATATTTAGGTGGAGAAGAAATTTCTGTAGAAGAGCTTAAAGACGCAATCCGTCAAGCTACTACTGATGTTGAATTCTACCCAGTATTATGTGGTACTGCATTTAAGAACAAAGGTGTTCAATTAATGTTAGATGCCGTAATCGATTACTTACCATCACCACTTGATGTTAAACCAATCGTAGGTCATCGTGCAGACGATCCTGAAGCAGAAGTTATCGCGAAAGCGGACGACAGTGCTGAATTCGCAGCATTAGCGTTTAAAGTTATGACTGACCCTTATGTTGGTAAATTAACATTCTTCCGTGTGTACTCAGGTACATTAACTTCAGGTTCTTATGTTAAAAACTCAACGAAAGGTAAACGTGAACGTGTAGGTCGTATCCTACAAATGCACGCGAACTCTCGTGAAGAAATCAGCACTGTATATTCTGGTGATATCGCAGCTGCTGTTGGTCTTAAAGATACTGGTACAGGTGATACGCTTTGTGGCGAGAAAAATGACATCATTCTTGAGTCAATGGAATTCCCAGAGCCAGTTATCCACTTATCAGTAGAACCAAAATCTAAAGCAGACCAAGACAAAATGACTCAAGCGCTTGTGAAACTTCAAGAAGAAGACCCAACATTCAAAGCGCACACAGACGAAGAAACTGGTCAAGTTATCATCGGTGGTATGGGTGAACTTCACCTTGACATCATTGTTGACCGTATGAAAAAAGAATTTAACGTAGAAGCAAACGTTGGTGCGCCAATGGTATCTTACCGTGAGACGTTCAAATCAGCGGCTGCTGTTCAAGGTAAATTCTCTCGTCAATCTGGTGGTCGTGGTCAATACGGTGACGTTCACATCGAATTCACACCTAACGAAACAGGTGCTGGTTTCGAATTCGAAAACGCTATCGTTGGTGGTGTAGTTCCACGTGAATACATTCCATCAGTTGAGCAAGGTCTTAAAGACGCTATGGAAAATGGTGTCTTAGCTGGTTACCCATTAATCGATGTAAAAGCGAAATTATTTGACGGTTCATACCACGATGTCGATTCATCTGAAATGGCCTTCAAAATTGCTGCATCATTAGCACTTAAAGAAGCTGCTAAAAAATGTGATCCAGTTATCTTAGAACCAATGATGAAAGTAACAATCGAAATGCCAGAAGAGTACATGGGTGACATCATGGGTGACGTTACAGCACGTCGTGGCCGTGTAGACGGTATGGAACCACGTGGTAACGCACAAGTTGTTAACGCATTCGTACCACTTTCAGAAATGTTCGGTTACGCAACTTCATTACGTTCTAACACGCAAGGTCGCGGTACTTACACAATGTACTTTGATCACTATGCAGAAGTACCTAAATCAATTTCAGAAGAAATCATTAAAAAGAACAAAGGTGAATAA
- the rpsG gene encoding 30S ribosomal protein S7, translating to MPRKGSVPKRDVLPDPIHNSKLVTKLINKIMLDGKRGTAQRILYSAFDLVQERSGRDAMEVFDEAINNIMPVLEVKARRVGGSNYQVPVEVRPERRTTLGLRWLVNYARLRGEKTMEERLANEILDAANNTGGAVKKREDTHKMAEANKAFAHYRW from the coding sequence ATGCCTCGTAAAGGATCAGTACCTAAAAGAGACGTGTTACCGGATCCAATTCACAACTCTAAGTTAGTGACAAAATTAATCAACAAGATTATGTTAGACGGTAAACGTGGAACAGCTCAACGTATTCTTTATTCTGCATTCGACTTAGTTCAAGAACGTTCAGGTCGCGATGCGATGGAAGTTTTCGATGAAGCTATCAACAACATTATGCCAGTACTTGAAGTTAAAGCTCGCCGTGTAGGGGGTTCTAACTACCAAGTACCTGTAGAAGTTCGTCCAGAGCGTCGTACTACTTTAGGTTTACGTTGGTTAGTAAACTATGCGCGTCTTCGTGGTGAAAAAACTATGGAAGAGCGTTTAGCTAACGAAATCTTAGACGCTGCTAACAACACTGGTGGTGCCGTTAAGAAACGTGAAGACACGCACAAAATGGCTGAAGCGAACAAAGCATTCGCTCACTACCGTTGGTAA